Sequence from the Panthera uncia isolate 11264 unplaced genomic scaffold, Puncia_PCG_1.0 HiC_scaffold_2254, whole genome shotgun sequence genome:
GGAAATGAGAGGATGGTGGAAAGGGAAGACAGGGAGGAGTATAGGGTAGAAAGTTCCAGAAGTGGGGTAGGAGGCTCACCCCTTGTCACTCCCCATCCAATGTTCCAGGACTGGGTGGAGTGAGTCACCAAGGAAGGAGCAGGACCCAGAGAGGAGGTAACCCCAGCAAAGGGCCTCAGGCTGGCCTGCCACCCAGAGTGACCTGATACTCCACCCGGCTGCGTCCCCACCATGATAGGTCCCCATAAGTTCTACTTCCTATACAACACCAACTGGAGTCACCACCACAACTTTGGACCCACTCCACCCGCTCACCACCAGCCTCAGCCCCGATCGTAAACCCACCCCAACCCTGACACACCCACACTCTCAACCCCAACTCTGGCCTCACGTCCATCGTTGAGCCCAACCTTGCATAGCCCCGTCCCCGCCCCACCCAGGCCTGCCCCCTGCAGCCTCACCTGCCCACTGTTGACCGCGGCATGCTGGGCCGAGCAGTTGAAGATGATGGCAGTAAGGAACTTCACCAGCTCTCCCGGAGTGCACAGCCTTTGCGGGAAGCCTGGgtgcaggaggaaggggagagggtgtAGAGGGAGGGCATGGGCTTCCCAGGGGCAGCTCGGGGCCGGGGCTCACCCCAAGGGGCGAGTGAGGACATGAGAGCTGAGCATTTGGCCACTGTTGTCTTCTAAGATTAGGGCTGGGCTGAGGTTAGGGATGGTCATCACCAAGGCTTACGGTCTCTAAAGGGGGTCAGGATAGGAGCTGGGTGCTGGGATCAGACCAGAAAACGCCCAGCCAGCACAGCTCACACTGGAGGAGCCAAGTTCAAGCTGACAGTCAAGGTGGCTCTGCTCCTTGACTGCCAAGGCACTTCTATCCACAGCCCCTCCTAGCACTTAATGTTCAAATTCTCCCCAATTCACCAAAATTTGTCCAAGCACCCAGTAAGGGATCATCCACCGTGGGGCTTAGTGACAGAAACAGATGACCAGAGTGTCACTCACTCAGAAGCTCGCAGTGATagaagcagaggtggggggcgtggggggccCAGGCTTGGCTCTTTGGGGAAAGcgaaggcaggaagaaagaggcaCTGAAGCTAAGGCACTCAGGGGAGACTTCCCTGGGGCAAGAGAAGGGGCCCCCTTGAGTTGGAAGAGTGGATAAGctttgaacagaaaaaaagatgacagaGGAGGGCATGATGAGACCTCTTCTCCCTGTACGTCACTGCTCACTGATCTTGCGCAAATCAATGGCTTTAACCGCTTGCCACTGGCCGGTGACCTCCAAATTCACGCCTCCGGCTCCGCCTGGACCCCGAACTCGGCGTAGCCGTGGGCATAAATCGCCAGCCAGTACCTGACGCTCTGACTTGGGTGTCTACGAGGCCTCTCCAACAACATCAGCAAAACCTGACGCTTGACGCCCCTACCCCACATACTCCCCAAGCCTGGCCCTCCCCCAGGGGTCTCATTCTggtatctttattctttttttaacgtttatttatttttgagagagagacagagcatgaacgcgggaggggcagagagagagggagacacagaattggaagcaggctccaagccatcagcccagagcccgacgcggggctcgaactcacggaccacgagatcgtgacctgagctgaagtcggacgcttaaccgactgagccaccctggcgccccatcATTCTGGTATCTTTATACAGCTGCTCAGGCCGAAATCTGTCCACTCCTTCCTCTTTTTACCTCGGATCAGCAAATACTCCCAGAGGCCAATCTGGTCTTTTAGAACCGTAAATCTGATCATGTCGCCCTTTGCTAAAACCCGCTATGGGCCTCCCACCCCACTCACCTTACCACTGTCCTGCTTGATCTGGCCCTCGCTCCTTCTCGggctttatttccttccctcctgttttctctctcaccttctctacTCAGCCGCGCAGGCCTTCCTGATATTCTGCAAACCTGCCGTCACGcatctgcctcagggcctttgcacttgctatacCTCTGCCTGTATAGTCTTAGGCCAGTTATCCACCGAACTATCTCCCTCACCTCCCTAGtcaaacatcacctcctcagagagatcTTCCCTGACCACCTATCTGAAACCACCCCCTTCCTCAACACGCGTTTTCATGTTTCCGGGGGCTCATAACCAACCACCgaacatatttatttgttatcaGAGTCTCCCCACTAGAATGTTAAGCTCCGTGAAGGCCAGGATTTCTGTCTGTCGTGCTCACCGCCAaaccccagcacctagaacaataCTTAATATGAAGAGCCCAGTAATTATCGGTTGAGTGTAGTGAATGCCTGAGAAGGTAAGAAGGCAGGGTGGGAAGGAATGTGCCAGGCCAGGCGGTTTCTGGGCACAGTTTCAGAGGATTACCAGGGCGGTGGCCCCTCAGGCCTGGCGGGCAAGCAGCAAGGGGCTGAGAAAGGTGAGGCCTGCAAAGAGACAGCTGCTATAATGCAGGGACTGGGTGGTGAGAGTAGGAATTGATGGGGACAGTAAGAATGGGACACCCAACTGGGTTtagggagacaggaagacagagaggacaTGAGCCAAAGATGACTTCAAGGCTTAcagtcaggagagagagaggctggtaCAGCCGAACAGGCGGAGAGGCTTGGGGGAAGGACCGGGCACCTGATGGGGGGCGTGTGGGAATTTTCTGAAGGTTCTCTTGGTGGTGGATATTCTAACCTGGAGGGCTGAGCTTAAACGGCAAGGAGGTCAGACGAGCTGTGGGAAGTGTTCTGTAGCTCCTAGTGTTTACTTGTTCCCCTTGAAATATGGAAGCAAAAGTCACACTGACCGAAGCTGATTGATCAGTGCGTCTTGCCTTAAACCAGGAATCTGGGATTAGCTCGCACTGTCGGAAGAGGTGTTTGTCAAGCTGAAGAATGCTCTGATGTATTAAGTCAGAGACAGGTTTAATAATGTAAGataggacaggggcgcctgggcggctcagtcggtcaggcctccgactcttgatttcggctcaggttaggatctcacggtttgtgagtttgagccccgtgttgggctctgtgctaagagcgtggaacctgctttggattcttgctgtccctctctttctccctctctctctgcccccctcccagcttgtgctctctctctctcgaaataaataaacattaaaacatagtaataataataataggggtgcctgggtggctcagtcggttaagcatccgacttcggctcaggtcatgatctcacagttcatgagttcgagccccgtgttgggctctgtgctggcagctcagagcctggagcctgcttctggttccatgtctccctctctctctgcctctcccctgctcgcaccctatctgtctgtctgtctctctctctctctcaaaaataaaataaacattaaaaaattaaaaaataataataaagtaagatAGGGGAGTCAACCAACAGTAATTAGATTCCCCCCATCCCAGGTCTCAAATAGGAAACAGCcccaaataggaaaaacaaaacaaaaactgtctttGGGGGGAGGAGCGTTCAGGACCAGGCCAGCCCAGGATTAACAGTGGGTTTGCAAAGCAAAGCAGGGGATGGGTCATCCTTGAAATACCCCAAAGAGACCTTGTCACCACCTTAACCCAGAAATCACTTGGCATCACTAACAGGGAGACAACCTGACCCTACTTGCCTCCCCGTGTGACGCAATGCGGGGAACATAGCATCACTTGAGAAATATTCTGGCCCCAACATTTAACCTTTAGATGTTACTTCCCATCAACAGAACACACAGCGAGTAGAGTAGCAAGCTGAATGGCCTCGCGAGGAAGCCACTGGATTAACTCGGAAGGCGACACATTCTGCAGAACAGCTAGTCCCGCGTTTTCCATCCAGCCACGGCAGATGTCACGTGATTTAAAGTGGGgcgtccgggggggggggggggcgcggggggttgagcgcccgacttcaactcgggtcatgatctcatggtccgtgggttcgagccccgcgtcaggctctgtgctgacagctcagagccaggagcctgcttcggattctgtctccctctctctctgcccctctccggctcacgctctctctctctctctctctctctctcaaaaataaataaacattaaaaaaataaaatttgttgtttaaagaggaggggaaaagccTCAGGAAAAAAAGCATAGGGTGTACTTCAAAGGCTGGTCCATAAGTAAGAACTAAGTAACAGGCGAGGCCAGGGAGGGCACCGAGTCCTTGGGAGCTTGTGgttgggggatggagaggagatACCTGAGCTTTCCCGGCCCAAGAAGGCCTGAGCAAAAATCTCGCCGACCCAGGCCTGCAGCTCCGTGTCCCGCTGCACAGATGCGTCACTAGGATAATAGTAGCCCACGATTTCTGAGACGAAGCTGCAGAAAAGACATGCAAATGCCGCGGGCATGACCTTGGGCTCAAGGCTGGCCAGAAATCCAAGGCCCAGTGCCCTGAGGCTGGGGAGAGCCAGACAGCCAGCATCCACTGGGAGCCTACCAGGGTCCAGCGGGGACCCCCAGATCCAGATGGAACCCAAGGGCCCAAGTCTGGGCACTCCCGAGTCATGGGTACTCGGGGCCTCCTTTCCACACAGGCGTCTGGGGGGACAGTGCACTGACGAGAGAGCCTGGGGTCCCAGCCTACACTTCACCTGCCCTGATTCCTCTGGACACCctgccctttcctttctcccccgcATTCATACACAGCCCAGGCTCTCCCCAGGCCACAGCTACCTGTCGTTTCACTGAGGACCCCAACCCCAACTCTCACCCTTGGGGTGCTCCGTGCTGGGGCCTGAAACACAGCCACCACCTCCAGCCCCAAGCGCCCCGGCCCGCATGAGTACAGGCGTCCCCCCTGTCCCTGAGCCAGGAGGCCCTGGTGAGGCCAGACTGGCTGCAAGGTCCCAGGCCTGCACCCCGCACCTCTGAATGGCCGCCCAGATCTTCAGGCCGTCGTCTCGGTAATGGTAGTTGGGGATGGTCAGGACGCCGCGGGCCCGCAGGCTGTCCGGAAGGCAGAAATCGGTGTAGGTGAAGTGGGCCAGACCTGTGCTTATGAGGTAGAGGAGGCCTTGCCTCCCGCCGGACGTCACCTGACAACACAAGACAGCTGGGCTTGGGGACggcccagaccccaccccagtGCCTGGGGGCAAGAGGAGGCTAGTGACTCAGCAGGGGGCAATTATTCAGTTAACCAAGGAGTCCTAGATCGCGGATCAAACCCCCATCGAGGGGCCTGACGCGGGCTGCGGAGGTGGCGGGCCTCCTACGTGCGTGGGAGGTAATCCTTAGGTATTTGGTAACTAACGCCGGGGAGGCGGGGACGAGAGGGCCAGCTCGGCGCAGGGTCAGCGGAGGATGTGGTCAAAGGGGAGCcggccacccccacctccagaaaCTAAGAAGCCAGGGGCCTGCAGGTGCGGAGCCCGTGGGTGGGACAGAGGGGGCGGGGACAGGGTTTGAGGGCGGGGCAAATAGGGGCCGGGGCGTGGCTTGTGGGAAGGTTCTGGCAGGGACCGTGGAATGGGATTGGAGGCCGTAGAGGCTTATGGGCGGGGCAAGTAGGGAACCAATGGGGGGAGGCGGGCGGGGCTTGTGGGAAGGGTCTGGCAGGGACCGTGGAATGGGATTGCAGGCCGTAGAGGCTTGGGGGCGGGGCAAAGCGCCCCCGGGGCGGGGCTTCAGAGACTGGGCGGAAGGGGGCCGGAGGGCTCACGTGGTCCACCAGGCCGTCGGGGTTGAGCAGCGTGGCTCGAGCGATGGTGTTCACCTGCAGCGTGTAGCGAGTGTGGGGAAGCAGGAGCTGCGAGCGGGATGAGGGCGCAGGAGCCGAAGGTCAGGGGAGACGGCCGAGCTGGCCCGCCCCCTCTAGCCCGGCCCGGGGGTCTCACCGACCTTGTAGACAGGATGGCACAGCGGCAGTTGGCGCAGTGTGGCCATGGAGAAGGCCTCGCACAGCAAATGCGTGCACAAAAAGTGCGTGTTGTGCTCGTGCACCAGGAACTCCGAGTTGCGCACCCACGTCTTGGCCAGCAGCCAGTCCCAGTAGGAGTCAGTGGGCAGAAAGATGGGGCTTTGGGGCCCGGGGTTCTGGCTGAGCTGCGTCCAAGAATAATAAGGGGGTTGAGGCTCGAGGCTGCCGGCGTGCCGCCTGAGCCCGCCCCCGAAGCCCGCCCCAGGTCTCACCTGGATGGCCAAGGGCACCAGCGCCCCCTGCGGGTTGAGCCACAGCAGGCAGAGCGGGGCGGCCACGTACTGCTGGCGGCCGTTGAGGCAGTGGACGGGGGCCTCCTCCAGGATCCAGTAGTCCGCTAGGAAGACATTCCCCCTCTGGGGAAGGCGCACAGAGGCTCACAGGTGGCCCCCGACCCGCGCTCCACTGCCTTCTCTGTTCTCCACCCACTCCCACCCCGATTCGGGCCTCAGTAATACTTGGCGCTTGCGCTCATGGCCAGAGTTAGATACCCAACCCTTCCCAGCATGTCCGGAATGAGGTCCGGCTGAGTCCCGCGTTGCACAACCTCCCACCTGTGTAAGCTGGCATCCTCTCCCCACGCCCCTGCCTGGTCCTTCCTGCTCTCTCCACTCAGTGACCCTGTCAGTGTATCCAACAACAGcaagataaacacacacagaattgaCTGCGACGTTTCCAGCCTCCTGGAGGATGCCCGAGGGCTCGGTTGCCGCAGAGAGACTGGCCCATCGTTTTCTCCCAGACCCTCAGAGCTCCTACTGCCCCGTGATTGCTACTCCTGTGTCTCCTTGCGCTGCCTGCCCCCTGTCCTAACACAGCTTTCTTTGGGCCTCAGCTCTGGGGACCTTGGAAGCCCCAGAACACCGGCAGGGCCTTCTCCTCCAGGCTGTCCTGCTCGCTCTTCACCGGGCCCCATCTCAGGCTTCCAGGCATGGCTGAGCGCCTTCTGGCCCCCACCTCCGTTCGCACCAATTCAAAGCCGGGGCTGCCCAGCGGATGAGGCCTGCAGACTGGAGGTGGCCCCAGCCTTCCTTCCACGCCCATCCTGTATCCATGACGACAAATCACCCACCTCTAGTTCTGTCTGCAGGCAGGTGTCCGGACCCAGCGAGGGGGCCACCATGTCATTGGTGACAGGCAGCTTGCTGGGCAGGCTGGAGAGGCAGTGGAGCATGACGGGATTGACACCATTCAAATACTGGTACCCAAAGAACGGGTCCTCGCACCAGTGCTCGGTGACATACTCTAGGGGGCAAGAGAGGGGACCACTGGGTCTGGAAGCCACATCCCTAGATCCTCCCCGTGCCCAGTCCTTGGCTCCCTTGGTTTAGGCTCCCCTCCCAGCAGCCCTGCGAGGCAGGTGAAATTAATCAATTTCACGCAGGACCCTGAGAGTCAAAGAGACGGAGTGACTTGGCCCAGCCGAGTGGCGGTGCAAGGATCCGAAtccccagcctggccccagtGACAGAACTCGCGATGGTCGCAGTAGGGGAAGAGAGGCCAGTGCCCCTGGTCAGGATTAGGACTCCCTAAATGACCCTTGACCCTCTCCCAGGCAGGTGGAGTGTCTCTCTGTCCTCACTCCCCTATTCCTGTCCCCTCCCAGGGAAAGGGGAGACGGCGTGAGCTCCTAAGGGGCCTCTGGGATGGTTGCCACTCACGAAACCAGGAGCCCCACGCACTGGGACCCCACAGTCTCCCTGGGACGGCTGGAGGAGGGCCCCTTCCCAGAATGGGGCTGAGGGTTCTGAGCACGGGGTAGGGGCGGGGGACAGACATCTGCCCGGCTCTGCACACCTGAAGTGACGGTCTTGTGACACCAGAAGATATTCCGGATGTCATCCAGCTTCTTCCAGGAGCCCTTGCGGTCCAGCAGTCCTCGAAGCTTCATGCCCAAGGacctgaggggggtggggggaggagaagcgaggtggggcctggggctgccaGGGGCACTGTGCCCCCAGCCTAGAGTCCTGGAGGGACCAGACAAGGTCAATTCCCGGAGCAGAGGTGCCTAACAGTGTGAGCGCGAGAGAAGTCTAGTGGCCAGTTGGGGCTTCGTAGGGGTGACTCCACATGGATACGCATAGGGGTGCACGGGGCTACGTGTTGCAGACGAGTTGTCTTCATTGGCGTTTTGGCTTTTCTCCAAGTTTCCATCTTGTCACAGACCTTC
This genomic interval carries:
- the LOC125917698 gene encoding hydroperoxide isomerase ALOXE3-like, which translates into the protein FSSPTATTICQDSLPLLLDHRRRELQSRQECYRWKVYAPGFPGIIDVSNFEEMETDKKFALTKTAPCTDQGDSSGNQYLPGFPMKIDFPSLLHMDPNIRYSATKTVSLLFNAIPASLGMKLRGLLDRKGSWKKLDDIRNIFWCHKTVTSEYVTEHWCEDPFFGYQYLNGVNPVMLHCLSSLPSKLPVTNDMVAPSLGPDTCLQTELERGNVFLADYWILEEAPVHCLNGRQQYVAAPLCLLWLNPQGALVPLAIQVRPGAGFGGGLRRHAGSLEPQPPYYSWTQLSQNPGPQSPIFLPTDSYWDWLLAKTWVRNSEFLVHEHNTHFLCTHLLCEAFSMATLRQLPLCHPVYKLLLPHTRYTLQVNTIARATLLNPDGLVDHVTSGGRQGLLYLISTGLAHFTYTDFCLPDSLRARGVLTIPNYHYRDDGLKIWAAIQSFVSEIVGYYYPSDASVQRDTELQAWVGEIFAQAFLGRESSGFPQRLCTPGELVKFLTAIIFNCSAQHAAVNSGQHDFGAWMP